The bacterium nucleotide sequence AGACAATTAGATCAGCATTACAGCGTCTTTAACATAAATAAGGCAACGCGTCAATTTAGATTTTATCCCTACACAAGGATATATTTTTTATACAAACCGTTTCTACTTAAAGATATATATTAAATCATAAAGATCAAACTACAGCTATTCTATTAATTTATACATTGACTTTAAAACGATTATTGATAAAGGGTCATTAAGCAGTTCGCTTTTTATACAGATCGTATCTCTAAATTTACTAAGGTCATTCATAAGTTGAAAGTTTTCTCATAATTTTCAGCTTAAATCTATTTGACTTTTTCATAGGAGATAAAAATGAAACTTTACACTGTATTTTTAACAATCGCCCTTACACACTATTCCGTGGTTTTTGCTCAAAAGTCTGAAATTTTCAGTCGCTGTTACACAACTGAGAAAAAACTGGTGCGAAAGGCTCCTGATATTACAAAGTATGATTGGTACAATTTTGTTCAACATGAACTTTCAAAAGAAACATATACTGTAGATACCGCACTGGACGAAATTTTAGGTCGTATACAGGGCTGCCCTAGACAAATGATTTTTAAGAAAGAGAATAAGCTTTCGCGCTTGCGCAAATACTCAGAAAAAATATGTCGCTACGAAGATTTTGACTGTGCTCTAGATTGATATACAAAAAGGGGACAACTACCTTTTTATTTTTTAAACTCATCCTTAAAAAGGTAGTTGTCCCTGTTTATTGTTTTTTAAATTTACGTCCTCTTTTTTTTGGAATCAATTGTCTACCCGTTTGTTGTTCAAGCTTATGTAAAAAAGCCTTGCTTCCCAGGGGGCGGCCTGTTTTATAGTGAAGTGCTATTTTTTGTTCTATTTCTTTTTTTGTTGGCGCATGCAAATAAACTTTCCAATCCTCTACATAATTACGTAAGAAATTTTTTTCAACGATAGGATCAGAAACATTATATATTCTTACTCGAGCACTGCTCCACTTATACTCTTCTGGCAATGCAATCAAACCTGCACTAACCGGATTTCGTTCAACATAACGTATTGCATGATACAAATAACCTTCATCCATTGCATAAGACGCATACCGACCTTGCCAAAGATGACCACGCCATGACTTTTCACGATTGATATCTCTTGAATACCTTCTTTGAACTTCATTGAATAAACAAGCAAAGCTATCCTTTTCAGGTGGCCACGCTATAAAATGCACATGATTGCTCATCAAACAATACGCAGCAATTTTAATATTTAGTTTTTTCGTATATTTTTCTAAATAGTACAGATATCGGACATAGTCCTCTTCTTTAAAAAATGTTTGCTGCCTACGATTACCCCTTGCCACAATATGATGTGGAACATTGGGAACTATAACTCTTGCTATTCTTGGACACATGGCCACAGAGAAAGCAAATTTTATGCCTAAAACAAAAAGGGGACAACTACCTTTTAAAGTTTATGTTTAAAAAGGTAGTTGTCCCCTAATTTTTATTTTAATTCTCGCTAGAATTTAACGTCTTGGGCGACTGTCTCGTCCACCACGTCCGCGGCCTCTGCCACCGCCAGAACGTTTTCTATCTCTTCCAGAACCTGGAACGTGATCAGAAGAACCTGGCTCTAAAACCTCCCGGTGAGAAAGCTTAATGCGGTTGTTGCCTTCTACATCCAAGACTTTCACTTCTATCTCATCGCCCTCGCTGACAACTTCTGAAGCGTCTTCAATAGGCTCCGTCGTTAAAAATTCACTGATGTGACACAAACCTTCTTTGCCAGGTAAAATTTCAACAAAGGCGCCATAATCCATAACCTTGGTCACTTTACCTTTGTAAATTTTACCAATCTCAGCTTCAGCAACAATGTCTTTGACCATCTGCATGGCTTTATCCAAAGAAGTTTTATCGGCTGAGGCAATTTTAACAATACCTTCATCATTGACCTCTACTTTAGCACCACTCTCTTCAACAATGCCACGAATCACTTTACCACCACTACCAATCACGTCTCTGATTTTTTCAGGCTTGATTTGGATGGTTTCAATTCTAGGTGCGTGCTCTGATAAGTCACCTGTGGTTTCTCCCATGCCTTCATGCATTTTTTCTAAGATATGCAAACGGCCTTCTTTGGCTTGTTCCAAAGCTTGCTCCATAATATCCCAACTGATGCCGTCAATTTTGATATCCATTTGTACAGCCGTTACACCATCTTTGGTACCGGCTACTTTAAAGTCCATATCACCAATATGATCTTCATCACCTGAAATATCAGACAGCACCACAAAGGTATCGTCTTGCTTAACAAGACCCATGGCAATTCCAGCTACCGGTGCTTTAAGGTTAACACCTGCATTCATCATGGACATGGTTGCTCCACAGACTGTAGCCATAGATGATGAGCCATGCGACTCAAGAACATCAGACAAAACACGAATGGTGTAAGGAAACTCTTCTTTATTCGGCAACACTTTTTCTACCGCTTTACGCGCCAAGAAACCATGGCCAATTTCACGTCTGGCTGGACCTCTTAATGGCTTGGTTTCACCCACGCAAAAAGGAGGAAAGTTGTAATGCAACAAGAAGCGTTCACGTGAATTACTGATCAAGGTGTCTACAATTTGCTCATCTTCACTGGTTCCCAACGTGGTGCTCACCAAAGCTTGAGTTTCACCACGGGTAAACAAAGCAGAACCATGGGTTCTGGGTAAAATTCCTACTTCAGCCGTAATCGCTCTAATTTCACTAGGCTTTCTTTCATCCAAACGAATTTTATTTTCCAAAACATTGTTGCGCATATGGCTTGAAATCATTTTGTCAATTGCGCTTGATGCGTCTGACTGACAACCTTCAAAAGGAGCGCCTTCTGCACAGGCAACATCAATAACATCATCCTTAAATGTAGATAAGGCCGTATAGCGGGCAATTTTTTCTTTGATGCTTAAAATTTCTCTTAGTTTTGAACCTCGGTTTTCTTCAACCCATGCCATCAATTCTTCAACTTTATTTTCAGGGGCAACAACCTCAAACTTGTCTTTACCCACAGCTTTTTGAATTTCATCTTGAATCTGCAACAAAGGCTGCAAGCTTTCATGCGCAAACTTCACTGCCGCCAATAACTCGGCTTCTGGAACCATATCCGCTTCACCTTCAACCATAACCACAGCGTCTTTACTGCCTGCTACCACCAACTCTAAGTCTGATTCTTCAATTTGCTCATGCGATGGATTGCAAACATGTTCACCGTTGACACGGGCAACTCTTACTGCCGCTACAGGTCCAGCAAAAGGAATGTCAGAAACAGATAAAGCTGTTGAAGCACCCAACAAAGAAAGTACGTCTGGATCATTCACACCATCATAAGACAGCACACTGGCAATCACTTGTGTTTCACGAGCGTAGCCTTTAGGAAACAACGGTCTAATTGGACGGTCGGTTAAACGTGAGGTTAAAATTTCACGCTCTGACTGACGGCCTTCACGCTTAAAAAACCCACCCGGAATTTTTCCTGCAGCAGACATTTTTTCAATGTACTCAATGGATAGAGGCAAAAAATCAATGCCTTCTTTATTCTTTTTACCACAGGTTGCTGTAACCAATACGGCAGTTTCACCGTACTGAATGAACGCAGCGCCATTGGCTTGTTTGGCCATTTTACCCACTTCAATACTGAGGGTTTCGCCATGAAATTCAATTGTTTTTTTAGTCATTTGTTAGTTTCTCCTTTAAGGGGGAGCATCCCCCTTCTTGAACGAAAAGAGCGATTCTTCATTCAATTCAACCCACCCGGGTTAGGCACAGTGCCTTCCTTTTGTTTTTTCCTAAGAATATGGATAGGTATATTTTTATTTTAGTTTTTTGTGAAAATAAGAAGGTGTATCATTTAGGTAAGATGTACGCGTGAGAACATTGTTAATTTCTCACGCAAAAAATGAAAAAGTTTAAGAAATTAAAATTACTTTCTTAAACCTAAGCTTTTGATCAATTTTTTGTAGCGCTCAACATTGGTTTTTTTAAGATAATCCAATAAGCTTCTGCGGTTGCCTACCATTTTTAATAGACCACGACGAGAGTGATTGTCTTTTTTATGGCTTTTAAAATGTTCTGTTAAGTGTGTAATTCTATCGGTTAAAAGTGCCACTTGCACTTCTGGTGAACCGGTGTCACCTTCATGTTGTTTAAATTTTTCAATAATTTTTGCTTTTTCCACGGTTATTAGTCCTTGTTAAATCAATCTGTATAGGTTTGTTTTTTTGCTAACCTACTTAAATGTATACACTTTTTTATTTTCAGGGCAGCAATATTGCATACCTAAAGTTAAAACGCAAGCTTTTGTTGCGCTAAAGCTCTTAGTTTTTAAGGCCGAATTTTTAGGGCTTGGTCAATGATTTCGGGCGTTAATCCCACTCCCAAATCAGCAGACATGGCGGCCACTGCTTCTTGTTTACGTTCATTGAGCAGCGCCTGATATTGGGCTTCATTCCTAAACACATTGGCAAGCGCATTGAGAATTTTTTTCTGTGAATTCATCACCGCTTGCGGACTCTCTGAATCCACTTCAGAGGCTATCTAAGATTTCTTGAGCCGCTTGAGCAGGATCTTGCGCTTGCAAAATAGGCCGGCCGATGACCAAATGATTGGCACCTTTTTCTATTGCTTGCTTAGGGCTTAAAGTCCGAGTTTGATCGTCTTTTTTGGCGCTCTCTGGTCTGATTCCAGGCGTTACTTTGAGCAATGTTTTTAAACCTGGCTCAGCATTGAGCAGTTCCAACTCCAATGGCGAGCAGACCACACCATCTGCACCGGCATCTAGAGCCATCTGTGCAAATTGCTTCACTTTATCTTGCGTGGCTCCGGAAAAAATTTGCTGGCTGTCTTCTTCAGACATGCTAGTCAACACAGTGACCACCAACAACTTACTCTCACCTTTAACTTTTGCCGCCGCTTCAATGGATTTAAAACCACAGCTGGCATGTACATTAAAAAATGCGGCTCCCATGTCTGCCACCACTTGACTGGCTTTGCCTACGGTATTGGGAATATCACAAAACTTGCCATCCAAGAACACACTGCTTCCGGCATTATGAATTTTATCCACCAGCGTTTGGGCACCAAACTGTGTCATGGCTTCTAAGCCAATTTTAAAACATCCAACGTAAGGCGCTAAACGCTCAATATGCTGATCAAAAACATTCAAATCAGCCACATCCATGGCCACCATAATAGGATTGTAATCCATTGTTTTTCCTCTCTCTTGTAAACCACACTCAAAGAAAAAAAGTTTTGTACAGCCCGCTTTGGCAGGCTTTGCTTGCCTGTTGCTTGAGCTGATAGAAAATTTTTTCTTTGCGCGTTCCTCCAGTTTATTTTTAGAACTCTATGGTTTCACTGCTTACAGAACGGTGCGTCTGTCCATTGAATTGCTTAAATGAAATGCCATTAATCAAGACCAACAATAAACC carries:
- a CDS encoding transposase, giving the protein MCPRIARVIVPNVPHHIVARGNRRQQTFFKEEDYVRYLYYLEKYTKKLNIKIAAYCLMSNHVHFIAWPPEKDSFACLFNEVQRRYSRDINREKSWRGHLWQGRYASYAMDEGYLYHAIRYVERNPVSAGLIALPEEYKWSSARVRIYNVSDPIVEKNFLRNYVEDWKVYLHAPTKKEIEQKIALHYKTGRPLGSKAFLHKLEQQTGRQLIPKKRGRKFKKQ
- the pnp gene encoding polyribonucleotide nucleotidyltransferase, with amino-acid sequence MTKKTIEFHGETLSIEVGKMAKQANGAAFIQYGETAVLVTATCGKKNKEGIDFLPLSIEYIEKMSAAGKIPGGFFKREGRQSEREILTSRLTDRPIRPLFPKGYARETQVIASVLSYDGVNDPDVLSLLGASTALSVSDIPFAGPVAAVRVARVNGEHVCNPSHEQIEESDLELVVAGSKDAVVMVEGEADMVPEAELLAAVKFAHESLQPLLQIQDEIQKAVGKDKFEVVAPENKVEELMAWVEENRGSKLREILSIKEKIARYTALSTFKDDVIDVACAEGAPFEGCQSDASSAIDKMISSHMRNNVLENKIRLDERKPSEIRAITAEVGILPRTHGSALFTRGETQALVSTTLGTSEDEQIVDTLISNSRERFLLHYNFPPFCVGETKPLRGPARREIGHGFLARKAVEKVLPNKEEFPYTIRVLSDVLESHGSSSMATVCGATMSMMNAGVNLKAPVAGIAMGLVKQDDTFVVLSDISGDEDHIGDMDFKVAGTKDGVTAVQMDIKIDGISWDIMEQALEQAKEGRLHILEKMHEGMGETTGDLSEHAPRIETIQIKPEKIRDVIGSGGKVIRGIVEESGAKVEVNDEGIVKIASADKTSLDKAMQMVKDIVAEAEIGKIYKGKVTKVMDYGAFVEILPGKEGLCHISEFLTTEPIEDASEVVSEGDEIEVKVLDVEGNNRIKLSHREVLEPGSSDHVPGSGRDRKRSGGGRGRGRGGRDSRPRR
- the rpsO gene encoding 30S ribosomal protein S15 codes for the protein MTVEKAKIIEKFKQHEGDTGSPEVQVALLTDRITHLTEHFKSHKKDNHSRRGLLKMVGNRRSLLDYLKKTNVERYKKLIKSLGLRK
- the pyrF gene encoding orotidine-5'-phosphate decarboxylase — protein: MDYNPIMVAMDVADLNVFDQHIERLAPYVGCFKIGLEAMTQFGAQTLVDKIHNAGSSVFLDGKFCDIPNTVGKASQVVADMGAAFFNVHASCGFKSIEAAAKVKGESKLLVVTVLTSMSEEDSQQIFSGATQDKVKQFAQMALDAGADGVVCSPLELELLNAEPGLKTLLKVTPGIRPESAKKDDQTRTLSPKQAIEKGANHLVIGRPILQAQDPAQAAQEILDSL